In the genome of Acidimicrobiia bacterium, one region contains:
- the rdgB gene encoding RdgB/HAM1 family non-canonical purine NTP pyrophosphatase → MREIRFVLATANPDKAAEIDAVMRESGAPIALEPRDPSLPDVEETGATLEDNARLKAVDVCARTGMPAIADDTGLEVDALDGAPGVRSARFAGGRASYADNVELLLDRLTDVPDPQRTARFATVAIARWPDGREVAALGTVEGSIASAARGNGGFGYDPVFVPVEGDGRTFAEMRPEEKHACSHRGRAFRTLAEGLRTLTTTTEA, encoded by the coding sequence ATGAGGGAGATTCGCTTCGTCCTTGCGACTGCGAACCCCGACAAGGCCGCCGAGATCGACGCCGTGATGCGCGAGTCCGGAGCGCCAATCGCCCTCGAGCCCCGTGACCCGTCCCTCCCCGACGTCGAGGAGACCGGCGCCACGCTCGAGGACAACGCGCGTCTGAAGGCGGTCGACGTCTGCGCACGCACGGGCATGCCGGCGATCGCAGACGACACCGGGCTCGAAGTCGACGCGCTCGATGGCGCACCTGGGGTGCGCTCGGCCCGCTTCGCAGGTGGTCGCGCGTCCTACGCCGACAACGTCGAGCTGCTCCTCGATCGGCTCACCGACGTTCCCGACCCTCAGCGCACTGCTCGGTTCGCCACCGTCGCGATCGCGCGGTGGCCAGACGGTCGTGAGGTCGCGGCGCTCGGAACGGTCGAGGGTTCCATCGCCAGCGCGGCGCGAGGCAACGGAGGCTTCGGGTACGACCCGGTCTTCGTGCCCGTTGAGGGAGACGGCCGCACGTTCGCCGAGATGCGCCCTGAAGAGAAACATGCGTGCTCGCATCGAGGCCGCGCGTTCCGTACGCTCGCCGAAGGGTTGCGCACACTCACGACCACGACCGAGGCCTAA
- the rph gene encoding ribonuclease PH, translating to MTARRDGREPDELRPVAFTRDYTDMAAGSVLVEFGRTRVLCTASVEERVPPWLRGSGRGWVTAEYSMLPGSSPERIEREAQKGRPSGRTQEIQRLIGRSLRAVTELTTMGEVQVIVDCDVLQADGGTRTASICGGYLALHDACTRLVATSKLSAHPLTDQCAAVSVGIVGGLPYLDLEYSEDANAEVDMNVVMTGAGRFIEVQGTAEGLPFTRSELDELVTLAHVGIDELFALQRALLAKPPPPR from the coding sequence TTGACCGCGCGGCGAGACGGGCGCGAGCCCGACGAGCTCCGACCGGTCGCGTTCACCCGCGACTACACAGACATGGCCGCCGGATCCGTGCTCGTCGAGTTTGGCCGCACGCGAGTGCTCTGTACGGCGTCGGTCGAGGAGCGCGTGCCACCGTGGCTTCGGGGATCTGGGCGCGGTTGGGTGACTGCCGAGTACTCGATGCTCCCCGGTTCGAGTCCCGAGCGAATCGAACGGGAAGCTCAGAAAGGCCGTCCATCGGGGCGCACCCAGGAGATCCAGCGGCTCATCGGACGCTCCCTCCGTGCGGTCACCGAGCTCACGACGATGGGTGAGGTCCAGGTGATCGTTGATTGCGACGTGCTCCAAGCCGACGGTGGCACCCGTACCGCTTCGATCTGCGGGGGCTACCTCGCGCTCCACGATGCGTGCACCAGGCTCGTAGCCACGAGCAAGCTCAGCGCGCACCCGCTCACCGACCAATGTGCGGCTGTGTCGGTGGGTATCGTCGGCGGTCTGCCCTACCTGGACCTCGAGTACTCCGAGGACGCCAACGCCGAAGTGGACATGAACGTCGTGATGACGGGCGCGGGGCGCTTCATCGAAGTGCAGGGCACGGCGGAAGGTCTGCCCTTCACCCGCAGCGAGCTCGACGAGCTGGTCACGCTCGCGCACGTTGGCATCGACGAGCTCTTCGCCTTGCAGCGCGCGCTGCTCGCAAAGCCGCCACCGCCACGTTGA
- a CDS encoding MBL fold metallo-hydrolase, which produces MELTVLGCSGSYGGPRGAACSGYLVREGDAAVWLDCGNGTFGHLQQHISAEELTAVVITHEHPDHCVDVYGLHVLMKWGLEREGFPVYAPEGLDEHLGTLVGGDWGGAFAWHGIEDGAHVQLGSMSMRFSRTDHPPPTYAVEVEGSRKRLVYTSDTGPSWSVSAFAPGADLVLSEATWLEDHKPAPIHLTAKEAGTAAREAGARRLMLTHLWPRTDPRRTVEEGSDAFGEAVTLAAPHLVMRV; this is translated from the coding sequence GTGGAGCTGACCGTCCTCGGTTGCTCGGGTTCGTATGGTGGACCGCGCGGTGCTGCGTGCAGCGGCTATCTCGTCCGTGAGGGTGATGCGGCGGTGTGGCTCGACTGCGGTAACGGCACGTTCGGTCATCTCCAACAGCACATCTCCGCGGAAGAGCTGACCGCCGTCGTCATCACACACGAGCACCCCGACCATTGCGTCGACGTGTATGGCTTGCACGTGCTCATGAAGTGGGGCCTCGAGCGAGAGGGCTTCCCTGTCTATGCCCCGGAAGGGCTCGACGAGCATCTCGGCACGCTCGTCGGGGGCGACTGGGGCGGTGCGTTCGCGTGGCATGGGATCGAAGACGGTGCGCACGTGCAGCTCGGAAGCATGTCCATGCGGTTTTCGCGCACCGACCACCCACCGCCCACGTACGCCGTCGAAGTCGAAGGCAGCCGCAAGCGACTCGTGTACACGTCGGATACCGGACCCTCCTGGTCCGTGAGCGCATTCGCGCCCGGCGCCGACCTCGTGCTCTCGGAAGCGACGTGGCTCGAGGACCACAAGCCCGCGCCGATCCACCTCACGGCCAAGGAGGCGGGGACGGCCGCCCGAGAGGCGGGGGCGCGACGTTTGATGCTGACGCACCTCTGGCCTCGCACCGACCCTCGTCGCACCGTCGAAGAGGGTTCCGACGCGTTCGGTGAGGCGGTCACGCTTGCCGCGCCGCACCTGGTGATGCGGGTTTGA
- the murI gene encoding glutamate racemase, which yields MNGPIGVFDSGLGGLTVLRSMIDLLPHEPVVYFGDTARFPYGPKPRDEVVKYALEIGELLVDRGARVVVVACNSAAAAALDALETNLPVPVLGVIDPGMRAAARVTRSGRVGVIGTVGTIASGAYQRAAESLDGDLELTCAACPGFVEFVEAGDVESEQVHVLAERLLAPLKDVSVDTLVLGCTHYPLLARTISDVMGPNVTLVSSADETATAVRALLGDPSPGAERRAGHRAFVTSGDPDTFRHLGARFLGPEVEHVEQWLWT from the coding sequence ATGAACGGCCCGATCGGAGTGTTCGACTCGGGCCTCGGCGGGCTCACGGTGCTGCGCTCGATGATCGATCTCCTGCCGCACGAGCCAGTCGTGTACTTCGGTGACACCGCGCGGTTCCCGTACGGACCCAAGCCGCGCGACGAAGTGGTCAAGTACGCCCTCGAGATCGGTGAGCTGCTCGTGGATCGGGGCGCCCGCGTGGTGGTCGTGGCGTGCAACAGCGCAGCCGCGGCGGCACTCGATGCACTCGAAACCAACCTTCCCGTACCGGTGCTCGGGGTGATCGACCCCGGCATGCGCGCCGCCGCGCGGGTCACGAGGTCCGGCCGAGTTGGCGTGATCGGCACGGTGGGGACCATCGCGTCCGGTGCCTATCAGCGGGCCGCCGAATCGCTCGATGGCGACCTCGAGCTCACCTGTGCAGCGTGTCCGGGCTTCGTGGAGTTCGTCGAGGCCGGTGACGTCGAATCCGAGCAGGTCCACGTGCTGGCCGAGCGTTTGCTCGCACCGCTCAAGGATGTGTCCGTCGACACACTCGTGCTCGGTTGCACCCATTACCCCCTGTTGGCCCGTACGATCAGCGACGTGATGGGCCCGAATGTCACGCTGGTCTCCAGCGCCGACGAGACCGCCACCGCGGTGCGCGCGCTCTTGGGGGATCCGTCTCCGGGCGCAGAACGACGAGCCGGCCATCGCGCCTTCGTGACCAGCGGCGACCCCGATACCTTCCGACACCTCGGCGCGCGCTTTCTCGGCCCCGAGGTCGAGCACGTCGAGCAGTGGTTATGGACCTGA
- a CDS encoding L-threonylcarbamoyladenylate synthase — protein MASEHEISEAVAVLRRGGLVAFPTETVYGLGCDARNLDALQRLYTVKARPIDHPVIVHLPGPDHLAAWASSVPSDAAVLAEACWPGPLTVVVPRAAFVPDEVTGGRAGVALRVPDQPVALALLRAFDDGVAAPSANRFGRVSPTTAADVRDDLDDDVDVILDGGPCAVGVESTIVDCTEPEPVILRVGGFPKERLEALLGRPIGLRVDGERAAPGTFPVHYSPHASVVVVTHDELVAEAHATLASGKRAGVLALDAPTQLPNGLVVLEAPNDIDDFARVLYARMREADRLGLDVLFAVAPPECGVGAAVGDRLRRAGGGRPS, from the coding sequence ATGGCGAGCGAGCACGAGATCAGCGAAGCCGTCGCGGTCCTTCGTCGCGGCGGACTTGTCGCCTTCCCGACGGAGACCGTGTACGGGCTTGGCTGCGACGCCCGGAATCTCGACGCGCTTCAACGTCTCTACACCGTGAAGGCGCGGCCGATCGACCACCCGGTCATCGTGCATCTGCCCGGTCCCGACCATCTCGCGGCGTGGGCGTCGTCCGTGCCCTCCGACGCCGCCGTGCTCGCCGAAGCCTGCTGGCCAGGTCCGCTCACCGTCGTCGTGCCCCGCGCCGCATTCGTACCCGACGAAGTGACCGGCGGGCGCGCGGGCGTCGCGCTACGCGTCCCCGACCAGCCGGTCGCGCTCGCCCTGCTCAGGGCATTCGACGACGGAGTCGCGGCGCCGTCGGCGAACCGGTTCGGACGGGTGAGTCCAACGACCGCCGCCGACGTGCGCGATGACCTCGACGACGATGTCGATGTGATCCTCGACGGTGGTCCGTGCGCCGTCGGCGTCGAATCTACGATCGTTGATTGCACGGAGCCCGAGCCCGTCATCCTGCGGGTAGGGGGCTTCCCCAAGGAGCGCCTCGAGGCGTTGCTCGGCCGTCCGATCGGGCTGCGCGTCGACGGAGAGCGCGCAGCACCAGGGACATTCCCCGTGCACTACTCGCCGCACGCGAGCGTCGTCGTCGTCACGCATGACGAGTTGGTGGCGGAGGCACACGCGACCTTGGCATCCGGGAAGCGCGCTGGCGTTCTCGCTCTCGACGCTCCGACGCAACTGCCGAACGGGCTCGTGGTGCTCGAGGCGCCGAACGACATCGACGATTTTGCGCGCGTGCTGTACGCGCGCATGCGCGAAGCCGATCGCTTGGGCCTCGACGTGCTCTTCGCGGTCGCACCACCCGAATGTGGTGTCGGCGCGGCCGTGGGTGATCGACTGCGGCGTGCCGGTGGCGGGAGGCCATCATGA
- a CDS encoding cysteine synthase family protein yields MTRHETILGVIGDTPLVGIHALSPNPDVRIYAKLEGQNPGGSSKDRIALTMVDLAEREGLLAAGDTILEPSSGNTGIGLALVAKLRGYRLRVVMPENVSVERRQLLEIFGAEVVLSPGPEGSNGAIRLAEKLAADDPSLRFLFQYGNPANPLAHYEGTGPEIWRDCPEVDVFVAGLGTSGTLMGVGRYLKEQNPSIKVFAVEPPAGELVSGLRSLDDGFVPPIFDPSVLNGKSIVYPRESVEWLRRLLNECGIFAGVSSGAAVAGAVKAAEKMTSGTIVTLLPDGGWKYLSSGAWTDDLDVVAERATKINYW; encoded by the coding sequence GTGACCCGGCACGAGACGATTCTGGGCGTCATCGGCGACACGCCGCTGGTCGGCATCCACGCGCTGTCGCCGAATCCCGACGTGCGCATCTACGCCAAGCTCGAGGGCCAAAATCCCGGCGGATCGTCCAAGGACCGGATCGCGCTGACGATGGTGGATCTGGCCGAGCGCGAAGGTCTGCTCGCCGCGGGCGACACCATCCTCGAGCCGTCGTCCGGCAACACGGGGATCGGGCTCGCGCTCGTGGCCAAGCTTCGCGGCTACCGCTTGCGGGTCGTGATGCCGGAGAACGTGTCGGTCGAACGTCGCCAGCTGCTCGAGATCTTCGGCGCCGAGGTCGTGCTCTCTCCAGGCCCGGAAGGCAGCAACGGCGCGATCCGACTCGCGGAGAAGCTGGCGGCCGACGATCCATCCCTGCGGTTCTTGTTCCAGTACGGCAACCCCGCCAACCCACTCGCGCACTACGAGGGAACCGGCCCTGAGATCTGGCGCGACTGCCCCGAGGTCGACGTGTTCGTGGCCGGCCTCGGCACGAGCGGAACGCTCATGGGTGTCGGCCGCTATCTCAAGGAGCAGAACCCCTCGATCAAGGTGTTCGCAGTCGAACCGCCCGCGGGTGAGCTCGTGTCGGGCCTCCGCTCGCTCGACGACGGATTCGTGCCACCGATCTTCGACCCGTCGGTGCTGAACGGAAAGTCGATCGTCTATCCGCGCGAATCCGTCGAGTGGCTGCGGCGACTCCTCAACGAATGCGGGATCTTCGCCGGCGTGTCGTCGGGTGCTGCAGTCGCGGGCGCGGTGAAGGCCGCGGAGAAGATGACGTCGGGAACGATCGTCACGCTGCTGCCCGACGGCGGTTGGAAGTACCTGTCGTCGGGAGCATGGACCGACGATCTCGACGTTGTCGCCGAGCGCGCCACGAAGATCAACTACTGGTAG
- a CDS encoding ubiquitin-like small modifier protein 1 encodes MAVEVKLPTLLRVHAGGASSVTADGSTVGDVFTELTARHPGLAGNLVDGDGKLHKFVNVYRNDDDIRYLESLDTKVADGDVISVLPAVAGG; translated from the coding sequence ATGGCCGTCGAGGTGAAGCTGCCCACGTTGCTGCGGGTGCACGCAGGTGGCGCGTCGTCCGTGACCGCCGACGGCTCCACGGTTGGTGACGTGTTCACCGAGCTCACCGCCCGTCATCCGGGGCTCGCGGGCAATTTGGTCGACGGCGACGGCAAGCTCCACAAGTTCGTCAACGTGTACCGCAACGACGACGACATCCGGTATCTCGAGTCGCTCGACACGAAGGTCGCCGACGGCGACGTGATCTCGGTACTCCCCGCCGTCGCCGGCGGCTAG
- a CDS encoding M67 family metallopeptidase: MEPTLRLSLAQYRGMVAHCYDGLPYEACGLIAGPVHETGEVVGDVTTIYACTNTDVSARTYTVDSRDLLRSMRDAESRGEELVGVWHSHTHTDAYPSDTDVRQAMEPHWVYVIVSLKHAEPVMRAYRIRDGRTEEVDVDVAGL, encoded by the coding sequence GTGGAGCCGACGCTCCGACTCAGCCTGGCGCAGTACCGCGGGATGGTTGCCCACTGCTACGACGGGCTTCCGTACGAGGCGTGCGGTCTGATCGCGGGGCCGGTTCACGAGACCGGTGAGGTCGTCGGCGACGTCACCACGATCTACGCGTGCACGAATACCGACGTATCCGCACGCACCTACACCGTCGACTCGCGCGACCTGCTCCGTTCGATGCGCGATGCCGAGTCGAGGGGTGAGGAGCTCGTCGGCGTCTGGCACTCCCACACTCATACCGACGCGTACCCCTCTGACACCGATGTCCGCCAAGCGATGGAACCGCACTGGGTGTACGTCATCGTGAGCCTCAAGCACGCCGAGCCAGTCATGCGCGCGTACCGCATCCGCGACGGTCGCACCGAAGAGGTCGACGTGGACGTAGCCGGTCTTTAG
- a CDS encoding xanthine dehydrogenase family protein molybdopterin-binding subunit, with product MAKSGSILGNPVRRVEDPRILSGEAKYFDDLEPDGCAHVVFVRSTMAHATITSIDTSEAESMPGVVGVYTNDTLELAPVQGFVMLDAVFSRPPLADGIVRFVGDTVAAVVAETRAQAVDAAEMVIIDYDPLPVVIDPEKALEDGAPLLFPDHGSNEALDLVVMGATTDPTILDGAEVVVSGRFVNQRVAAVPMEPNGIIVEPGADGAVTVTVPTQGPFGVRDGMAPALGVEPDKIRVIAPAVGGGFGAKTGAYCEHIVTGVIAMRLGRPVKWTETRSENMVAMNHGRGQVQYVDMALTRDGMIQAVRARIICDAGAYPAIGAFLPFLTRMMGHGVYEIPKVEVTSRSVATNTTATGAYRGAGRPEAAAFLERIIDMAAVELDIDPVEIRKKNFIAPESFPVSTSTGANYDVGEYAKALDEACRVAGYEKLRADQKARRDRGDVKQLGIGIGVYVEVTAGGMSQEFGGVEVQTDGTVVATVGTSAHGQGHETAYAMIIAELLGVAIEDVRVVQSDTGVVPRGMGTMGSRSLQTAGSALYKASEAVVEKAKRLAAQLLEANVEDVVVHESGKLGVAGVPATALSWGELATKADELSRAPDAWKGGQWDWLKTGVEGPWDGKLEAEIDFNQGEATFPFGAHIAVVEVDIETGRVELLRHIAVDDCGRVLNPLLVTGQQHGGIAQGAAQALYEGVVYDDDGNPLTANLMDYAMPSAAEFPSFEASNTETPTPLNPLGAKGIGESGTIGSTPAVQNAVVDAISHLGIRHLDMPFTSERVWRAIRDAAPH from the coding sequence GTGGCGAAGTCCGGCTCCATCCTCGGCAATCCCGTCCGTCGCGTCGAAGACCCACGCATCCTCTCGGGCGAGGCGAAGTACTTCGACGACCTCGAGCCCGACGGGTGCGCGCACGTGGTGTTCGTACGCTCGACGATGGCCCACGCAACGATCACGTCGATCGACACGAGCGAGGCCGAGTCGATGCCGGGCGTGGTCGGTGTGTACACGAACGACACGCTCGAGCTCGCGCCGGTGCAGGGCTTTGTGATGCTCGACGCCGTGTTCAGCCGCCCGCCGCTGGCCGACGGCATTGTGCGCTTCGTCGGCGACACCGTCGCCGCGGTCGTTGCGGAGACCCGCGCACAAGCGGTCGACGCGGCCGAGATGGTGATCATCGACTACGACCCGTTGCCGGTCGTGATCGACCCGGAGAAGGCGCTCGAAGACGGCGCGCCGTTGCTGTTCCCGGATCACGGCTCGAACGAGGCTTTGGACCTCGTGGTCATGGGCGCAACGACCGACCCCACGATCCTCGACGGCGCCGAAGTGGTCGTGAGCGGGCGGTTCGTGAACCAGCGCGTCGCGGCGGTGCCGATGGAGCCAAACGGCATCATCGTGGAGCCCGGCGCCGATGGCGCGGTGACCGTCACCGTGCCCACCCAGGGCCCGTTCGGCGTGCGCGACGGAATGGCTCCCGCGCTCGGCGTCGAGCCCGACAAGATACGCGTGATCGCCCCCGCGGTCGGCGGTGGCTTCGGCGCCAAGACCGGCGCGTACTGCGAGCACATCGTGACCGGGGTGATTGCGATGCGCCTCGGACGGCCGGTGAAGTGGACGGAGACGCGCTCGGAGAACATGGTCGCGATGAACCACGGGCGCGGGCAGGTGCAGTACGTCGACATGGCGCTCACCCGCGACGGAATGATCCAGGCGGTACGGGCCAGGATCATCTGCGACGCTGGCGCCTATCCGGCGATCGGCGCGTTCCTGCCGTTCCTCACGCGCATGATGGGACACGGCGTCTACGAGATCCCGAAGGTCGAGGTGACGTCGCGCAGCGTCGCCACGAACACGACCGCCACCGGCGCGTACCGGGGAGCCGGTCGTCCGGAGGCGGCGGCCTTCTTGGAGCGGATCATCGACATGGCCGCGGTGGAGCTCGACATCGATCCCGTGGAGATCCGGAAAAAGAACTTCATCGCGCCGGAGAGCTTCCCGGTCTCTACCTCGACCGGCGCGAACTACGACGTCGGCGAGTACGCGAAGGCACTCGACGAAGCGTGCCGCGTCGCTGGCTACGAGAAGCTGCGCGCCGATCAAAAGGCGCGGCGCGATCGGGGCGACGTCAAGCAGCTGGGCATCGGCATCGGCGTGTACGTCGAAGTGACCGCGGGTGGGATGTCCCAGGAGTTCGGCGGGGTCGAGGTGCAGACCGACGGCACCGTCGTGGCGACCGTCGGCACGTCGGCGCACGGGCAGGGCCACGAGACCGCGTACGCCATGATCATCGCCGAGCTGCTCGGTGTCGCGATCGAAGACGTGCGAGTCGTCCAGTCCGACACTGGAGTGGTCCCGCGCGGCATGGGCACGATGGGCTCGCGCTCGCTCCAGACCGCGGGCAGCGCGCTGTACAAGGCGAGCGAAGCGGTCGTCGAAAAGGCGAAGCGGCTCGCTGCCCAACTCCTCGAAGCCAATGTCGAGGACGTGGTCGTGCACGAGAGCGGCAAGCTCGGCGTCGCTGGTGTACCCGCCACCGCGCTCTCGTGGGGAGAGCTCGCTACCAAGGCCGACGAGCTCTCCCGCGCGCCCGACGCGTGGAAGGGTGGCCAATGGGACTGGCTCAAGACCGGGGTCGAGGGACCCTGGGACGGGAAGCTCGAGGCCGAGATCGACTTCAACCAGGGTGAAGCGACGTTCCCATTCGGCGCGCACATCGCGGTCGTCGAGGTCGACATCGAGACCGGTCGCGTCGAGCTGCTGCGCCACATTGCGGTCGACGATTGCGGTCGGGTGCTCAACCCATTGCTCGTCACCGGCCAGCAGCACGGCGGCATTGCGCAAGGCGCGGCGCAGGCGTTGTACGAAGGCGTGGTCTACGACGACGACGGCAACCCGTTGACCGCGAACCTCATGGACTATGCGATGCCGAGCGCCGCGGAGTTCCCCAGCTTCGAGGCGTCGAACACCGAGACGCCGACCCCGCTCAACCCGCTCGGCGCGAAGGGCATCGGTGAGTCTGGGACCATCGGGTCGACACCGGCGGTCCAGAATGCGGTCGTCGACGCGATCTCACACCTCGGGATTCGACATCTCGACATGCCATTCACGAGCGAGCGCGTGTGGCGCGCGATCCGCGACGCGGCGCCGCATTGA
- a CDS encoding nitronate monooxygenase: MTAPSVRTRVSDLLGVDYPIVQAPMGYIARAQLASAVSNSGALGIIETSSGQLDQVRDEIAKMRDLTDKPFGVNIAQLFVRDPSIVDFVHSHGVRFVTTSAGDPGVFTAALHDAGITVFHVVPSLRAALKAVAAGVDGIVAEGGEGGGFKATRDVASMVLVPLVCAAVDVPVIAAGGVCDGPSMAAAFALGAEGVQMGTRMVSAAESPVHDNYKHLIIDTPETGTVFLNRWHKPGFRVLATPRSEAHEHIEDQVALGTLDGILRLYFEGDLDAAFAFGGQVAGRIDEVKPVAQIIDETVEGFRSVIAGLTTI; encoded by the coding sequence ATGACGGCACCTTCGGTCCGCACTCGAGTCAGCGATCTGCTGGGTGTCGACTATCCAATCGTCCAGGCGCCGATGGGGTACATCGCGCGGGCTCAGCTCGCGTCTGCGGTCTCGAATTCCGGGGCACTCGGCATCATCGAGACGTCATCCGGGCAGCTCGACCAGGTCCGCGACGAGATCGCGAAGATGCGCGACCTCACGGACAAGCCATTCGGCGTGAACATCGCGCAGCTCTTCGTGCGTGACCCGAGCATCGTGGACTTCGTCCATAGCCACGGAGTGCGGTTCGTCACCACATCCGCGGGAGACCCGGGCGTGTTCACGGCGGCCTTGCATGATGCGGGGATCACGGTCTTCCACGTCGTGCCCAGCCTGCGCGCTGCGCTGAAGGCCGTGGCCGCGGGTGTCGACGGCATCGTCGCGGAAGGTGGAGAGGGCGGTGGCTTCAAGGCCACTCGTGACGTCGCTTCGATGGTGCTCGTGCCGTTGGTGTGTGCGGCCGTCGACGTGCCGGTGATCGCAGCCGGTGGCGTGTGTGACGGGCCATCGATGGCGGCCGCCTTTGCGCTGGGCGCCGAGGGGGTCCAGATGGGCACGCGCATGGTCTCGGCTGCGGAGTCGCCCGTGCACGACAACTACAAGCACCTCATCATCGACACCCCCGAGACCGGCACAGTGTTCCTCAACCGCTGGCACAAGCCCGGCTTCCGCGTCCTCGCCACGCCGCGCAGCGAAGCGCACGAGCACATCGAGGACCAAGTCGCCCTCGGTACGCTCGACGGGATCCTGCGCCTCTACTTCGAGGGTGACCTCGACGCCGCGTTCGCGTTCGGCGGCCAAGTTGCCGGCCGCATCGACGAGGTGAAGCCCGTGGCGCAGATCATCGACGAGACGGTCGAGGGGTTCCGTTCCGTGATCGCCGGGCTGACCACCATCTAG
- a CDS encoding Gfo/Idh/MocA family oxidoreductase produces MAGEQPLGVGLIGCGMIGQVHAAGLGQLVEDGDVRAVAAADLSEDARMAANRNARGFERLHADGQAVIDDPEVEAVLIASPTSTHRDLLLATLAAGKPVLCEKPLAPTFPIVREMHDAVIASGLTAQVGFHSRFHYLFNRLKDLVDSGELGAPMGYVLREDQYWPTGDVVPGHSSWRSDRTQAGGGALLEHTIHGADVVSWLFGPATRVFGHTRSHFGYDVEDVAAATVEHDSGVIGTFLTVFNGVRGREERRLEVFFEHGAVEVTADFVVGAPEDGLLIQRPDTPAEHADLDALRAAHWKQLGLTRTDVFFYLYLGARNWVHTVRAGGAATPGFADALAAHALVEAAYRSAASGDPVKLEGDLALASQGR; encoded by the coding sequence ATGGCAGGGGAGCAGCCCCTAGGGGTCGGACTGATCGGGTGCGGGATGATCGGTCAGGTCCACGCGGCCGGGCTCGGCCAGCTCGTTGAAGACGGCGACGTGCGCGCGGTCGCGGCGGCGGATCTCTCGGAGGACGCCCGCATGGCGGCCAACCGCAACGCTCGTGGGTTCGAACGCTTGCATGCCGACGGGCAGGCAGTCATCGACGATCCCGAAGTCGAGGCCGTGCTCATCGCGAGTCCCACCTCGACTCATCGCGATCTGTTGCTCGCCACTCTCGCGGCCGGCAAGCCGGTGCTGTGTGAGAAGCCACTGGCACCGACTTTCCCGATCGTGCGGGAGATGCACGACGCTGTGATCGCATCCGGGCTCACCGCGCAGGTCGGCTTCCACTCGCGCTTCCACTACCTCTTCAACCGGCTCAAGGATCTCGTCGACAGCGGCGAGCTCGGCGCGCCGATGGGATACGTGCTGCGCGAAGACCAGTACTGGCCAACGGGAGACGTCGTGCCCGGCCATTCGTCGTGGCGCTCGGATCGCACCCAGGCCGGCGGCGGCGCGCTGCTCGAGCACACCATCCACGGCGCGGATGTGGTCTCGTGGCTCTTCGGGCCGGCGACCCGGGTCTTCGGCCACACTCGCAGCCACTTCGGCTACGACGTCGAAGACGTCGCGGCCGCCACGGTCGAGCACGACTCAGGTGTCATCGGCACGTTCCTGACCGTGTTCAATGGCGTGCGCGGCCGTGAAGAGCGCCGACTCGAAGTGTTCTTCGAGCACGGTGCGGTGGAAGTCACGGCGGACTTCGTCGTCGGTGCGCCCGAGGACGGTCTCCTCATCCAGCGACCCGACACACCGGCTGAGCATGCCGACCTCGACGCGCTGCGCGCCGCCCACTGGAAGCAGCTCGGTTTGACGCGCACGGACGTCTTCTTCTACCTCTACCTCGGCGCCCGAAACTGGGTGCACACGGTGCGCGCTGGTGGCGCGGCCACGCCCGGATTCGCCGATGCGCTCGCCGCGCACGCGCTCGTCGAGGCCGCGTACCGCTCGGCCGCGAGCGGTGATCCGGTGAAGCTCGAAGGTGATCTCGCACTCGCATCGCAGGGTCGATGA
- the smpB gene encoding SsrA-binding protein SmpB, whose amino-acid sequence MPPRPTPTINNRRARYDYLVLDTYECGLVLKGAEVKSIREGKANLREAYARVQDGEVFLHGMHVMPYSHSQEELDPIRPRKLLLHHRQIDELARATAEKGVTLVPLRLYFKDGRAKVELATARGKRQYDKRQAIAKRDAEREAERAMKGQRD is encoded by the coding sequence GTGCCACCCCGCCCCACTCCGACGATCAACAACCGACGCGCCAGATACGACTACCTCGTCCTCGATACCTACGAGTGTGGCCTCGTGCTCAAGGGTGCCGAGGTGAAGTCCATCCGCGAAGGCAAGGCCAACCTGCGCGAGGCATACGCGCGCGTGCAGGACGGCGAGGTGTTCCTCCACGGGATGCACGTCATGCCCTACTCGCACTCCCAGGAGGAGCTCGACCCGATCCGTCCGCGCAAACTTCTCCTGCATCACCGTCAGATCGACGAGCTTGCGCGCGCAACCGCCGAGAAGGGCGTGACGCTGGTGCCGCTGCGGCTCTACTTCAAGGACGGCCGGGCCAAGGTCGAGCTCGCCACGGCGCGAGGGAAGCGTCAGTACGACAAGCGCCAGGCGATCGCCAAGCGCGACGCCGAGCGCGAAGCCGAGCGCGCCATGAAGGGCCAGCGGGATTGA